From Deltaproteobacteria bacterium HGW-Deltaproteobacteria-4:
CGTCCGGATGATGGTCGCCTACTGCAATAATCGTTGTAGTGACTGCATGAAATATCGGGAGCTGGTCGATCGCTTCCCCGAACACGCCGCCGCCGTTCCTGCGCCCGAGCAACTCCCCCCCCCCCCTGTCGCGGCCCCGGTGCACGAACCGGCGGTTGCCGCCTTTGTTGCAACTGCCTCTCACCCTGTGGTCAAGCCTTTCAAGGCTCGCTGGTCTTTAACCCATCGTTTGCACTGTCTCTCCACCCATCATGGTCTGCAGTCGACCCCTACTCGCAAGGAGGAAAAAACAATGAGCAAATTTTCGATCAGTCGTGGCTGGACCGTCGTTATCGCCGGTACCTGCATCAACCTCGCCCTGGGCATCCTTTACGCTTACAGCATGCTCAAAGCCGATATCGGCAAGCTCTTTACCGGCGCGGGTGACCCTTATGCCGTAGCCTGTCTCTCCTTTGCCGTGTCGATGATTATCGGCGGGAAACTGCAGGACAAGGTCGGTCCGCGCATCACCGCCATCATCGGTGGACTCTTTGTCGGCGCCGGCTTTATCCTCTGTTCGCAATCCTCCAGTTACTGGGGATGGGTCCTCGGTTTCGGCGTCCTTGCCGGCCTCGGTTTCGGTTTCGGCTACTCGGCCGCCACCCCGCCGGCGCTGAAGTGGTTTCCGCCGGCTAAAACCGGCCTCATTGCCGGCATCGTCGTCGCCGGTTTCGGCATCGCCCCGGTCTACCTCGCCCCGGCCTGTAAGTACCTCCTCGGTGCTTACGGTCTGCACCAGACAATGATGATCCTCGGCATCGCCTTTATCGCTATCGTCTGCGGCATGGCGCTGCTGGTCAGTAACCCTCCGGCCGGCTTTGTTGTCGAAGGAGCCGGAAGCGCAGCAGCCAAAAAATCCGCGGTTGCTGATATGACCCCCAGCCAAGTCCTCCGCGACAGCCGTCTCTACACCCTGTGGGTCACCTTCTTTATCGGTGCCGGCGCCGGACTGATGGTCATCGGCAGCATGGCCGGAATGGCCAAGCAGAGCATGGGCGAGTATGCCTTTGTGGCGGTGGCAGTCATGGCCATCGGTAATGCCGGCGGCCGGGTCATTGCCGGCTTGGTCTCAGACAAAATCGGCCGCGGCGCCACCTTGACGATCATGCTCCTTTTTCAGGCGATTCTCATGTTCGCTGCCATCCCGGTTGTCGGTAGCAGCACGGCCAGCCCGATCATCGTCACCCTGCTTGCCACCTTTATCGGTTTCAATTATGGTTCCAACCTTTGTCTCTTCCCCTCCTTTGCGAAAGATTTCTGGGGGGCCAAGAATTATGGCATGAACTATGGAATTCTCTTCTCGGCCTGGGGTGTTGGTGCCTTTGTCCTGGTGAAGATCTCCGCTGCTCTCAATGATAAATTCGGCAGCGCCACCATTTCCTTTGTCTCGGCCGGTGTCCTCCTCCTTATCGGTGCAGTTATGTCGCTCTCCTTGCGTGCCCAGAAGGCGGCCGTCGAAGAAAAGGTCCTGGTGGCGATCGAAGAAGACGAGCTGGCTTACAACAAGGTCAACAACTAAACGTTTCGCTGCTATTGTACTAACAGAAAAAGCCCGGCATTCCGCCGGGCTTTTTCTGTTGGAAGCTGTGCTCTTCACCCTTGCCGTGCTTATCTAGTTAGTGCTATAAAAATTCCTCTTCACCCCCCATCCTTGTAACAAACAGGAGTGCAAACGATGAAAGGTATCTTACTGCGCTGGCTTATTCTGACGCTCGCCATTCTTGCTGCCGCGTATGTCCTTAAAGGGATTGATGTCACCGGTTTTGTCCCCGCCTTGGCTGCGGCGGCGATTCTCGGAGTCCTGAATGCCTTTGTCCGGCCTCTCCTCCTCCTTCTGACGCTCCCCCTCAATATCTTGAGTCTAGGGCTCTTTACCTTTGTCATTAACGGCTTTTTGCTTAAAATTGCGTCCCTCATCATTGAGGGTTTTACTGTGCAAGGTTTTTGGGCCGCGCTCTTCGGTTCCCTCTTTATCTCTTTTGTCAGTGCTCTCCTCAACCTGTTCGTGCGGGAAGACGGAAAAGTCGGAGTGGTCCAGCTGCGCCGTAACCGTGATGGCAATTGGGAATAACCGCTGTTCACGGCCTGTTTTGCAACCTCTCTGCAAGGAAAAAACGTGAGAAAAAATCGCCTTCGTCGTCCTCCTCGTCCCTTCAATGGTATGCGCTATGTGCGTTTTTTATTGTTAATTGCTGTGATTGCCGGCTTTTACGGCTATCTGCGTGATCTCAAGGCACCAGTCATTGAAGTTTCACCCGCGCAAGGGATGCTCTCCGCCCAGCGACCGCTGACGATCAAGGTCAGTGATTCCGGGAGTGGGTTGAAGTCTTTGCGGATAATCGCCCGGCAAGACGGCAGCGAGACAGTCTTGACGCAAAAGGAGTTCTCCGGCGAGAAGAGCAGTGAAATTCAACTGGATCCGGGGAAAACCGGGTTGATCGACGGCAGTGTTGAATTTGGTTTTGAAGTGCGCGATCAGGCTCTCTTTCCCTTTGGCAACGGTAATCGCGCGCAGCTGAATTTGACCTTGACCCTGGATCGGCAGCCGCCGCAGATCGAACTGCACAGCGACACCACGCCGATCTGGCAAGGAGGGGCAGCGACGATTGTCTACACGGTCTCCGAAGAGACCGGCCGCTGTGGAGTAGAGGCCGACGGTCTTTTCTTTGCCGGATATCGTCAGAGTGACGGCCGTTATCTGTGTGTTGTCCCCTTTCCTGTTTCGGCCAACACCGCAACTTATGTACCGAAGCTGGTCGCTGTAGATCTCGCCGGCAATGAGACGCGTGTCAGCCCGGGCTTGCGTCTCCTTGCCCGTAAATTTCCACAGGCGAAGATTAACGTCTCTGACGCCTTTATTGCCGGCAAGACCGAAGAGTTTCAGGCATTGGTGCCGGGCGGGAGCGGGATCGACCTTTTTTTGAAGGTCAACCGTGACATCCGCGCCGAAAACCGCAAGACCCTTTTTGAGCTTGCGGTCCAGAGTAGTGCCACTCCCCTGTGGAGCGCCGCGATGCTGCGCATGCCGCGCGCCATGACCACCGGTGCTTACGCCGAGGCGCGGGACTACTTTTATAACGGCCGGCTGATCGATCAGCAGACCCACCTCGGCACCGACCTCGCTTCCGTGGCGCAGGCACCGATACTCGCCGCCAACCCCGGGAAAGTCCTCTTTTCTGGGTATTTCGGTCTGTACGGCGGCTGCGTTATCCTTGATCACGGTCTTGGTGTCCAGACCCTTTACGGGCATATGAGCAATCTCAGTGTTCAGGTGGGACAGAGCGTGACCCGCGGCGAAGAGATCGGCCGCAGTGGCAATACCGGTATGTCCGGCGGCGATCATCTCCACTTTGAAGTGCTAGTCGGCGGGGTGCCGGTGCGACCGGAAGACTGGATGGAGGAGAAGTGGATGGCAACGTACATCCTCGACCCGATGCAGAAATAGGGGGAAAATTGGTAACGAGCCCGGGAGCTGGATGGTCAAGAGTGGGCCGGACAGATCCCCATACTAAAGTTTAGATAAGACTTTAAACCTTCCCGCGGGTCTCTGTCTCTTCTGGCTAATCCCTTCGGTTGAAAGAAATGGTCTTTGGGTCGATTGCACTTTCCCCTTTGTAAATTATAGTCGTCACAACAGGATATTCTGTGCAGACACAATAATTTCAACAAAAAGCGGGAGGTTGAAATGGACGGGATAAGTTGGATAAAGATTTTATCAATTTTTTCGCTGGCTTCTCTCCTCCTTCCCGGTTGTGGCGGTGGCGGCAGTAGTGGCGGTGGTCCTGGTGCAGCTCCGATCACGACCCCGGCGCAAGCCCAGCAGGCCGCAGCCTCTTTCTTACTGGTGAGGGGCGATGGGCTCAGTAATCTGATCTCATCCCCAGCAGGCGTGGGGAGTTCTGCGAAGATTTTTACTTCCCGTATCGTCAGCGAAAATTTGCCGGATACAGAGAGCTCTCTTGCCATCCAGAAGTTTCTCGCCAAGTCGGCGCGGGCAATGACGGTGCAAAAGTATGCACTCACAATAACGAATTGTTCTGTGTTTGGGACAATTACAGAAGATTATATCGAGAAACCTGACGGTGGTGGTTTTAAAAGAACAACAACCTACGATGAATGCCGGGAAGATAGCCTTCTAATAAACGGCACTTACTCCCTGGAAGAGATTTATGATGGCGCCACTTCACAATCAATTGTCATTGAAGGGAATGGCGATCAAGACGTTAATGATGAAACAGATTTTGTTATCCAGGAGCTTGATAGCGGCGGGCTTGTCGTGGCAACCAGGAAGGCTTCCGGCACCGACTATTGGACCGAAACCGTGGTCACGGATACTCCAACATTATTTGCCAGCCATCAATCCTCATCCTTCAAGGGAATGTACACATATAGTGATGCCGCGGATACCTTTAGCTTTACTGTCGATATGACCGACACCGGAACGAGTAAAAACACCCTGAACGGTGGGGTTGTAACTCATACGGAAGAGGAGTTTGTCTCGAACGGAACGATGGCTTTTTCAGGGACCTTTTCCGGTGAAAGTGTTGGTCTGATCTTTACCGCCAACCAGCTGAAAACAAAAGACGTTTATGACTTAAATGCAACGGGTGAAACCGGGTTATGGGAAGCCAGTGGCTCCTTTGCAACGGTCATGACCCCGGCGACCTGTCTGGCTGGTTCCTACACAATAAAAACGATTAAACCGATAGAGTATACCCTTGATTATAGTAGTGGGGAGGAGACGACAAGCTCAGGGGAAATTGAGCTGAATAGTGCTGCGCGAATTCTCCTGTCCAACAATGGAGCAGACAATATCGTCACGATTTATCTCGGTACCAATCCAACACCGGTCTTTACGGGGACAGAGGAATCTTTGGCGGCCGCAACACTAGAAGCTTGTCCGATTTTCGGACTTGCCGGTGGGCTTTAAATAGATGTTAAGAAAAGATTGCAGCAGGAAAAAGGCGGGCGAAGCAGAGGATTCTTGCTTCGTCCGCCTTTTTTGTAAAAACAGCGTCAAAAATACCAGTTGAAGGCGGCCGTGGTGCCGAGTTGTGAGCGGTGGTAACGCTCTTCCCAGTTGGTGCGGATCGTGATGCCGCTTAAGCGGGTCACTTTGAAGTTTTGATCAAAAAGGAGCCGGAAATGGCTGTGGCGTTCCGGCAGGTAGGTGAGGGCGCTGGCAACCAGATGTGTTTTCCAGCGCGGATGCAGTCGGGAGATTGCGCCGATAGAGAAGCCGCCGCCGATCTCGACATTTTCGCGTAACTGGTCCGTCGCATTGACCTGTCCCTCAACCATCAGGTAACCAAGAGTTTCTGCCGAAAGTTCCCAAGCGAGGCCGCCCCCGGTATTGAGAATAAAGGCGAGAGGCTCGTTTTCATCGGCGAGCCGAAGTCGCTCAATCCCGAGATTAACTTTCCAGGAAATCGGCTGAAAAAAGAGGTCACGAGGGGCGAGGGAAAGGATATCGACCGGGCGGAAGCTCTGTAGACGAAAGTCCTGGTCATCAAGACGATAACGGGTTTTCAGGGCGAAAAAATTGATCTGCGCCCCTTGCGTATACCCTTCGTCAGGATCTAGGAGGTCATGGTAGGCCGGCCGCCAGCTGAACTCCAAAAACGGGCCCTGCCCTTCATTCCCGCCGCCGATACTGATTCGTCCCGCCTCATGTCCTGCTTCCGGTTGTTCCGGAGTCGGCATTTGTTCCACATCAACCGCTCCCGGCCCCAACTGACTGCGCACCTTGAGGATGGAAAGAAACTGGGGCCGAAACTCCTCCGGTGGCAATTCCTGGCGGGAATAACGGTATTGGACATATTCTGCTGCGAGATCGAGTATCTGCCTTTCCTCTTCCGGAGAATTCTGCTGCAGTGTCGGAACATGGGCCGGCTCTTGCTGCATGGCAACGGAAAAGGCCCGCTGCCTACCCTGTTCCGTAAGGAGGCTGGCACGATGGCGAATGCGCGTTGCCTGCGCCGGGCGATAAGTGACATCAGTAATCAGCCCGGCCCGGCGGATGGTGGCAATCGTATCGACAGGGATAACCCAGAAGGAGCGACGCTCCCAGTATTCTTCCGCCAGGCGCAACTCCGGCCGTGCCGCTTCTAGGAGGAAGAGGAGCATGAAAGAACAGTTTTCATCAAAAAAATAGTACTCGGAAGCGATCGCCTGCAATTCCCAAGTGTGCAACATCAGGCGTCGTGATTCTTCCGGGCTCAGATTCAGGCTGTACTCCCAGATATCGCGATGTTCAACTCCACTGTAATCATTTAGCTTTTCATAGTATGGAAGAAGAGCAAAGTACCCCGGATAGAAGCCGAAAATCCCCTTGAAGGCGTAGAGGAGACCATTGCTGTCCGTATCGTTGGCGGCGTAATTGACCGCAGCGGAGAGGAGGGGACTTTTGTAGGAACTGCCAACGCGCAGCAGGGTGTGACCAAACATCGAAGCCGGGCCATTATTGTGGGCCGCTGGAAAGACCAGGACGACGGAACGGGGATCGACAGAGGTCAGGGTTTCATTGAGTTTGTTGCAGTGAGGTTGCGGCAGGGCGAGTTCATTGAGATTGAGGACGGAGATCAGCCATTCCGTCCGGGCCGGGAAGCGGCAGCGAAAATGCTCATCATCAATGTCAACAGGTTGCAGAAGTGCCTGAAGACTGGCATTCATTTCGGCTTGTGGGTTGGTCTTCCCCTGCGGCATCAGGAAAAATTTCGGATCATCGATCAGGCTGGTATAGCGATCTCCCTGCTGTCGGTAATGCATTAATACCTGCCAGGTTCGTTCCTCTGACAAGGATCGCATCTCCTCCTCTGTTCCGGAATCCGCTGTTGCCAACGCAGCGTAGAGGGAGAGTGTGATAAAAAAAAGGTATGCGACGCCCCTTGCGCCGCATACCTTTTGCTCTTTTTGCTGATAGCAAAAGAACATTAATTGATAACGCTTACGGTGTTATCAATGACGTCCGCCATCACAACCTGGTCAGAGGTGAAGACTTTGTCAAAGTTTTCCTGAAGCTTGTTGGCGAATTCGACCTGCTCTGCCGCTGGAATCTGCAGTAGTTCGGCAAAAGCGGTCAGGGTGGCGCCCTGTCCCTGCGCGATGTCACGGGCCAGAGTATCCATGTTCTGGGCGACAAAGTTATTGATCTGGTTGTTGCTGGCAAAGAGGGGGGAACCGCAATTCAAGGTGCCGCTGGTGATACCGAAGGTCTGGTTACCGGAGATGCCGTTGGTCGTTGCCGCAACAACTTGGATGGGCCCCGGTTGATCTTTGAAGAGAACGGAGCCGAGACCGCAACCAGCTGCGCCGTAGCTGGCGGCAAAGGAGGTCGAGGCCATAGCGACCGCGACAACGGTGAGACAGGTAGTGACGAGCAGTTTTTTCATAGAAACCTCCGTATGAATGAAGTAATGAGGCATCCCCTATGGATTCCCCGTGGTTGCTTGTAGTTGAAATTGTTTCTTAAAGTTAAAGCAGGGATGAGAAACTGTCAATCTATAATCTTTTATCTTTTTGCTAATAGTTGCAATTTGCCGGACTGCCATGTAATCTTGCCTATTATTCCACCCCTTACCAAGATAGCTAATAATGCTGAATTTTCCCCTGCGACATTTTCCGCTTCTCCTTCTTGCCGCTCTGGCCCTGCTTGGGTTGACCCTCGGGCATCTTGGCGCGTCGCTGGTCGGGATGCGTTTAGCCCGCGCGCCCTCCGTAGTCCCTCCCACTGCGGTCAGCACGGCGGGGGGGCCGATGCGACCGGCGACGGCTCTCCTTGATTACGAGATTATCGTTCAGCGCAGTCTCTTTGCCCCGCATCTTGCCGGTCAATACAGTCTCGCGAGCAAACAGGAGAACAGTTCCAGCGTCGCTGTCCAGCCCCGCAGCAACATCCTTCTTCTTGGCACTATTGCCGGGGGTAATCGGCCGATCGCCCTGATCCGTATTGGCAATGAAAACAGTGTTCTTCGTCTGAATGATAGTCTCGCTGACGGCAGCAAGGTCATTGCTATTGCCCGCCAACTTCTCAAACTGCGTTACCCGGATGGTTCTGAACAGATCATTCTGCCGCCGGAGATCCCGGGCGAAGAGGGGGGGACGAGTGTGCCAACGGCAACGAATCCGGCGATTCGCGGCACGAGTGATAACCGTTTTGCCATTTCCCGCGCCGAGGTCGAGAAGGCGCGCTCCAATCTCGGTGAATTGATGAAGCAGGCGCGTATGGAACCGCATGTTGTCAATGGCAAGACCGACGGCTTCGAGGTGAAGATGCTCCGGCCGAACACGATCTTTACCTCTCTTGGTTTGCAAAAGGGAGACATTATTAAAGAAGTTAATGGGCTGGCTCTTGACAGTCCGGAAAAAGCGTTGCAGATCTTTCAGCAGTTACGCGAAGCGCAGCATATTGTCGTTGCCGTTGTGCGCAACAATGCGCCGTTGAGTCTTGAATATAATCTCGATTAGGAGGCCTACCGGTGCAGAGACGACCGTTCATCCTGGCGACACTTGCCCTGTTTTTTGCCTTAACCTTTGCCCCTCTTTGTCCGTTGGCAGAAGCGCAGACCGCCGTTAAAAAAGAAGCAACCACGACCAGAAAAGCGGCCAGTGTCACCCTCGATTTCAAAGACGTTGAACTCACCGATCTCATCCAGACGATCAGCGAGATGACGGGAAAAAACTTTGTTTATGACGATACCGTCAAGGGGAAGGTGACGATCATTTCGCCGCGGGGGATGTCTCTTGATGAAGCGTATCAGGTCTTCCTCTCCGTCCTTAGCGTCAAGGGCTTTACCGTCATCCCGGCCGGCAAGATGAATAAGGTCGTCCGCGCTCAGGACGCCAAAGAGAATACCGTCCCGACCGGTAGCGACGCGGCGTCGAGCGGGGCAGAGCAGATCGTCACCCGCCTCGTCCCGGTGCAAAACATCGATGCGGCGACTTTTGCCACCTCAATCCTCACCCCTCTCATTCCCAAGTCCGGGAGCGTCGTCGCTTATGCCCCGACCAATACCCTGATCATCACCGATTCGATGGCCAACATTGAGCGGTTACTCAAAATCATCGACGAGCTCGATGTGCCGGGAACCAGCAGTAATTTTGATGTGATCTTTCTCGAGAATGCCTCCGCCGAAGAGCTGGCCCTGATCGGGACGCAGATCCTGGCGCAGGGAGGAACGCCAACGCGCCGGTCGCGCGGGACGGCGGCGACAGCCCCGGGGAAAGTTTTGGCATATCCGCGCTCCAATGCCCTGATTGTCCTTGCCGAAGCTGAAGAAATTGTGACGATTCGTGCTCTAGTGCTCAGTCTCGATCGTAAAGAGATGGGGACCCCTCGTTCGAATATCAATGTCTATTATCTTGAGAACGCCGATGCCGAAACATTGGCCAAGACCCTCAATGAAATTATCTCCGGCGTGAAGAGCACTCAGGCGAAGAAGGTGTCGGGACAAGCGGCGGCCCCGACTGAGCCGGTCAGTATTACCGCCGACAAAGCGACCAACGCCCTGATTATCAATGCTCTTCCTGAGGACTACGACGCCCTCAAGACGATCGTCAAGCAGCTCGATATCCGCCGCAAGCAGGTCTTTGTCGAAGCGCTGATCCTCGAACTCTCCATGGAGGCGACGCAAAAGCTCGGCAGCACATTGCAGGGGGCGGCTGTCAGCAGCACCAATGGCGGCGTCTTCGGGGTTTCCAATCAGACTACAAGCAGCAATATCGGCATGTTAGCTTCTCCTGCCAGTCTCCTGACCACAGCGGTTGACGGCATCATGCTCGGCGGCTTTTCCAAAATGGTTAACGTCACGGTCGACGGCGTAACGACACAGATCCCGGCCCTCTCGGCCTTGATCAACCTCTCCAAGACCGACACCGATGTCAACATCGTCTCGGCGCCCCGCCTCCTCACCTCGGACAACGAAGAAGCGCAGATCGTTGTCGGCTCGAACGTGCCGATCATTACCTCGCGCTTGACCAACGCCGTCAGTACCTCCACCAGCAGCAGCAGTGGACTGGCGACGAGTGTGTCGGTGGAACGCCAAGATGTCGCCCTGACCTTGCGCTTCACCCCGCAGGTGACCGAGGGGAATCTCGTCCGGCTCAAGATCTTTCAGGAGATCACCGACCTGGCAACGAGTAGTGTCGGCTCCGTCGATCAGGTCGGCCCGACCTTTACCAAGCGTCTGTTGCAAAATACCGTCGTTGCGGAAGACGGCAAGACTGTTGTCCTTGGCGGCTTGATCGGTAACAGTGTGCAGGAAGTCATCACCAAGGTCCCATTTTTTGGCGATATCCCTTTGATTGGCTGGCTCTTTAAACGCAAATCGACGACCGTAAAGAAGACCAACCTGCTAATCTTCATCACCCCGCGGATTGTCCGTAATGGTGAAGATCTGGCGCGGGTGACGCAGTCCAATCGCGAAGCGATGAACAAGTTTCAAAGTAGCGAGATGAATGATTCTCTGAAGAAGAACAAGTACGCTGATGCGGCGATGGAGCAGCTGAAATTGTCCGACCCGACCCTGCTTGAAAGCGTTCCCCATGAGTGAGTGGGTTCTCCTCGGCGAAATTCTGGTCGCAGCGGGGGATCTTTCCGCCAGCGTCCGCGACATCGCCCTTTCCCAGCAGCAGGCCAAACCGGGGCGCCGCCTCGGGGATCTCCTGCTGACCCAAAAGAGTGTTACCCCGTTGCAACTCGCCCGCGCCCTGGCTTGCCAGAGTGGCCTGCCGCTGCTGGAGACGATCCCGCCCGAAACCTCCCTTGCCGATCTCGGTAACCGCTTGAGCCTTGCCTATCTCAAGGATCTCCGCATCTTCCCTCTCGGCCGGCAGGAGGATGGACTGCATGTTGCGGTGGCTGATCCCTATGATAGTCGGCCCCGCAATGATCTTGCCATCCTCACCGGGGAGCGTATTCTGCCGGTTGTTGCCCCGGCCGACGAAATCCTTCGGGCCATCAATCGTGACTTCGAACGCCGCTCCGAAGGGGCGAAGGAGATGGTCGAAGAGATTGCCGCCGGCGACAATGACAGCCGCGCCCCGGAACCCGAAGATCTCCTGGATGTCTCTGACGAAGCGCCAGTCATCCGCTTTGTCAACAGCCTTATCACCCAGGGGTACAAAGAGCGGGCGAGCGACATTCACATCGAACCCTTCGAGACGGAGCTCATCGTCCGTTATCGCATCGACGGCATCCTCTACGAAGCGCTGCGGCCGCCGCATAAATCCCATGCTGCCATTGTGTCGCGTATCAAGATTATGGCGGCTCTCAATATCGCCGAAAAGCGCCTCCCTCAGGATGGCCGCTTTCGCGTCCGTATCGCCGGCAAGGATGTCGATGTCCGCGTTTCGACCCTGCCGACCGCTTTTGGCGAACGGGTGGTGCTGCGTCTCCTCGATCACGGCAGTCAGGTGCTGCAGTTGGAGGATATCGGCCTTGAAGCGGATCTTCTCCGCCAGCTTGATGCCATGATCCGCAAGAGTCACGGTATCTTCCTGGTTACCGGCCCGACCGGATCCGGCAAGACGACGACCCTGTATGCCGCCCTGACCCGCCTCAATAATCGTGAAAAGAATATCATCACCGTCGAAGATCCGATTGAGTACCAGCTTCCCGGCGTCGGGCAGATTCAGGTCAACGCCAAGATCGATCTGACCTTTGCCAATGGTTTGCGCTCTATCCTCCGGCAGGATCCCGATATCATCATGGTCGGCGAGATCCGTGATGCCGAGACCGCCGAGATCGCCGTGCAGTCCGCCCTCACCGGTCACATGGTCTTTTCGACCCTGCATACCAACGATGCGGCCGGTGCCCTCACCCGCCTCGTCGAGATGGGGATCGAACCCTTCCTGGCGGCTTCCTCCATCGTCGGTATCATCGCCCAGCGTCTGGTCCGGCAAATCTGTCCACACTGCCGCGAATCGTATCACCCCTCCCCTAATCTCCTGGCCGACGCCGGTCTCCCCAATGATGGCGCCCTTTATTACCGGGGTCGCGGCTGCGAGCGCTGCATGGGGCTCGGTTATCGCGGACGTAGCGGCATCTATGAACTCCTGCCGGTCGAGGAAGAGACCCGCGAGCTCCTGCTGGCGCGCAAGGATGCTGCGACGATCAAGGCAGCAGCGCAGCGCAAAGGGATGAAGTCGCTACGCGATGCCGGTCTGGCTAAAGCGGCCGCCGGCGAGACCACTCTCGAAGAGGTGCTGCGCGTCACTCAGGAGGAGGTCTAGAATGCCCCTCTTCGATTACGCCGGCTTTGACGCCAATGGCCGCAAAGTCAACGGCAGTGTCGAAGGAGCGGGACGGCGTGCCGTCCTTGCCAAGCTGCGCGAGGAAGGGATCTACGCCACCGAGGTGCAGGAAACGACTGGCGCGAGCAAGGGGTTTTTCGGCGGCTTCGCCCGGCAAAAGGTCGCCGTCGATGAACTGGCGATGGCGACGCGGCAGATTGCCGTTCTCCTCGCAGCCGGTTTGACCCTTGACGAAACGCTCGCGACTGTTGGCGGTCAGGTGGAAAACCGCCAATTCGGCCGGGCCCTGGCGCTGGCGCGCGAAGCGGTGATTCAGGGGGAGGCGCTGCATATCGCCCTGAGCCGCCATCCCCGTATCTTCTCCGATCTTTATGTCAACATGATTCAGGTCGGCGAAAGCAGCGGCACCCTCGAACTGACCCTGGAGCGCCTTGCCGATTTCCTCGAAGACCAGGCGAAGCTGCGTGGCCGCATCCTCGCGGCGATTACCTATCCCCTGCTGATGGCAGTGGTCGGCGGTTCGGTGTTGGTCTTTCTTGTCGCGTTCGTCGTCCCCAAGATTACCCGGATGATCGAAGATCTCGGCCAGGCGCTGCCGCTGCCGACCCGCCTCCTCATCGGTGGCAGCCATTTCCTGAGCAATTACGGCTGGATCCTCCTGATCCTGCTGGCGATCGGCTTCGTCGTTCTCGCCCGTTATCTACGAACAACGGAAGGGCAGCTACGGCGTGACACGATCGCCCTCAAACTCCCCCTCTTTGGCCGGCTCAATACCCAGATTGCTTCGGCGCGGCTGACCCGCACTTTGGCAACGCTGCTGCAAAGCGGCATGCCGATGCTCAAGGCGCTGGAGATTGCCCGGCAACTCGTCGGTAACCGCGTCCTGCAACGCGCCCTGGCGGAAACGAGCATGGCGGTGCGCGAAGGGGAGGGGCTGGCTGAACCGCTGCGCCGCTCCAAACTTTTGCCGGCGATGGTGACCCAGATGATCGCCGTCGGCG
This genomic window contains:
- the gspE gene encoding type II secretion system protein GspE, giving the protein MSEWVLLGEILVAAGDLSASVRDIALSQQQAKPGRRLGDLLLTQKSVTPLQLARALACQSGLPLLETIPPETSLADLGNRLSLAYLKDLRIFPLGRQEDGLHVAVADPYDSRPRNDLAILTGERILPVVAPADEILRAINRDFERRSEGAKEMVEEIAAGDNDSRAPEPEDLLDVSDEAPVIRFVNSLITQGYKERASDIHIEPFETELIVRYRIDGILYEALRPPHKSHAAIVSRIKIMAALNIAEKRLPQDGRFRVRIAGKDVDVRVSTLPTAFGERVVLRLLDHGSQVLQLEDIGLEADLLRQLDAMIRKSHGIFLVTGPTGSGKTTTLYAALTRLNNREKNIITVEDPIEYQLPGVGQIQVNAKIDLTFANGLRSILRQDPDIIMVGEIRDAETAEIAVQSALTGHMVFSTLHTNDAAGALTRLVEMGIEPFLAASSIVGIIAQRLVRQICPHCRESYHPSPNLLADAGLPNDGALYYRGRGCERCMGLGYRGRSGIYELLPVEEETRELLLARKDAATIKAAAQRKGMKSLRDAGLAKAAAGETTLEEVLRVTQEEV
- the gspD gene encoding type II secretion system protein GspD — encoded protein: MQRRPFILATLALFFALTFAPLCPLAEAQTAVKKEATTTRKAASVTLDFKDVELTDLIQTISEMTGKNFVYDDTVKGKVTIISPRGMSLDEAYQVFLSVLSVKGFTVIPAGKMNKVVRAQDAKENTVPTGSDAASSGAEQIVTRLVPVQNIDAATFATSILTPLIPKSGSVVAYAPTNTLIITDSMANIERLLKIIDELDVPGTSSNFDVIFLENASAEELALIGTQILAQGGTPTRRSRGTAATAPGKVLAYPRSNALIVLAEAEEIVTIRALVLSLDRKEMGTPRSNINVYYLENADAETLAKTLNEIISGVKSTQAKKVSGQAAAPTEPVSITADKATNALIINALPEDYDALKTIVKQLDIRRKQVFVEALILELSMEATQKLGSTLQGAAVSSTNGGVFGVSNQTTSSNIGMLASPASLLTTAVDGIMLGGFSKMVNVTVDGVTTQIPALSALINLSKTDTDVNIVSAPRLLTSDNEEAQIVVGSNVPIITSRLTNAVSTSTSSSSGLATSVSVERQDVALTLRFTPQVTEGNLVRLKIFQEITDLATSSVGSVDQVGPTFTKRLLQNTVVAEDGKTVVLGGLIGNSVQEVITKVPFFGDIPLIGWLFKRKSTTVKKTNLLIFITPRIVRNGEDLARVTQSNREAMNKFQSSEMNDSLKKNKYADAAMEQLKLSDPTLLESVPHE
- a CDS encoding MFS transporter is translated as MSKFSISRGWTVVIAGTCINLALGILYAYSMLKADIGKLFTGAGDPYAVACLSFAVSMIIGGKLQDKVGPRITAIIGGLFVGAGFILCSQSSSYWGWVLGFGVLAGLGFGFGYSAATPPALKWFPPAKTGLIAGIVVAGFGIAPVYLAPACKYLLGAYGLHQTMMILGIAFIAIVCGMALLVSNPPAGFVVEGAGSAAAKKSAVADMTPSQVLRDSRLYTLWVTFFIGAGAGLMVIGSMAGMAKQSMGEYAFVAVAVMAIGNAGGRVIAGLVSDKIGRGATLTIMLLFQAILMFAAIPVVGSSTASPIIVTLLATFIGFNYGSNLCLFPSFAKDFWGAKNYGMNYGILFSAWGVGAFVLVKISAALNDKFGSATISFVSAGVLLLIGAVMSLSLRAQKAAVEEKVLVAIEEDELAYNKVNN
- a CDS encoding phage holin family protein, translating into MKGILLRWLILTLAILAAAYVLKGIDVTGFVPALAAAAILGVLNAFVRPLLLLLTLPLNILSLGLFTFVINGFLLKIASLIIEGFTVQGFWAALFGSLFISFVSALLNLFVREDGKVGVVQLRRNRDGNWE
- a CDS encoding peptidase M23; its protein translation is MRKNRLRRPPRPFNGMRYVRFLLLIAVIAGFYGYLRDLKAPVIEVSPAQGMLSAQRPLTIKVSDSGSGLKSLRIIARQDGSETVLTQKEFSGEKSSEIQLDPGKTGLIDGSVEFGFEVRDQALFPFGNGNRAQLNLTLTLDRQPPQIELHSDTTPIWQGGAATIVYTVSEETGRCGVEADGLFFAGYRQSDGRYLCVVPFPVSANTATYVPKLVAVDLAGNETRVSPGLRLLARKFPQAKINVSDAFIAGKTEEFQALVPGGSGIDLFLKVNRDIRAENRKTLFELAVQSSATPLWSAAMLRMPRAMTTGAYAEARDYFYNGRLIDQQTHLGTDLASVAQAPILAANPGKVLFSGYFGLYGGCVILDHGLGVQTLYGHMSNLSVQVGQSVTRGEEIGRSGNTGMSGGDHLHFEVLVGGVPVRPEDWMEEKWMATYILDPMQK